One window from the genome of Pseudomonas fluorescens encodes:
- a CDS encoding serine hydrolase domain-containing protein: MNQNTVPSLASLYVETHESPSDARLAPSLMQGFPAEPHRRVTWHNWMSPPYSQWGFRNLARLRPSIDVRAGTGPVSAFKQALQPLDELHFDSECGLSISVIDHLIASQTDGFLVLKGDTVLFERYFNGQCPQDRHIMFSVTKSLIGALGEQLVCEGLLDPTLTAAHYVPELTGSAFGDATVRQLFDMAVAVDYSEVYEDPDSESSQYGYACGFQPAPAQYATFESLYQYLPSLRKRGNHGGFFHYVTATTEALAWVMERASGKACHQLLQEVWSQLGCERDGYFLADPWGRSVAGAGFSATLRDMARFGRLLANDGRQQGRQLLSAEALAGIAAGADPAIYAACADFSSWTPGASYRSQWYVFNDHSQALMAGGIHGQYLFIDKPSGVVIVKQSSLGDAVSPFDGDSVRMLRAIAAQLTP; this comes from the coding sequence ATGAATCAGAACACCGTGCCTTCACTGGCCAGTCTCTACGTCGAGACTCACGAATCGCCTTCTGACGCACGCCTGGCGCCTTCGCTCATGCAAGGCTTTCCCGCCGAACCCCACCGCCGCGTCACCTGGCACAACTGGATGAGCCCGCCGTACAGCCAATGGGGCTTTCGCAACCTGGCGCGCTTGCGTCCTTCCATTGATGTGCGGGCCGGCACCGGGCCGGTCAGCGCGTTCAAGCAGGCGCTCCAGCCGCTGGATGAGCTGCACTTCGACAGCGAGTGTGGCTTGAGCATCAGCGTGATCGACCACCTGATCGCCAGCCAGACCGATGGGTTCCTGGTCCTCAAGGGCGACACCGTGCTGTTCGAGCGCTACTTCAATGGCCAGTGCCCCCAGGACCGGCACATCATGTTTTCGGTGACCAAGTCGCTGATCGGTGCCCTGGGCGAGCAACTGGTCTGCGAAGGCCTGTTGGACCCGACGCTGACGGCCGCCCATTACGTACCGGAACTGACGGGCAGCGCGTTCGGCGATGCGACCGTGCGCCAGCTGTTCGACATGGCCGTGGCCGTCGATTACAGCGAGGTCTATGAGGACCCGGATTCAGAGAGCTCCCAATACGGCTATGCCTGCGGTTTCCAGCCGGCGCCAGCGCAGTACGCGACGTTCGAATCCCTGTACCAGTACTTGCCGTCATTGAGAAAGCGCGGCAATCACGGCGGTTTTTTCCATTACGTGACGGCCACCACCGAGGCATTGGCCTGGGTCATGGAGCGGGCGTCTGGCAAGGCCTGTCATCAGTTGCTGCAGGAGGTCTGGAGCCAGTTGGGCTGTGAACGTGACGGCTACTTTCTGGCGGATCCCTGGGGCCGCAGCGTGGCCGGTGCCGGGTTCAGCGCGACCTTGCGTGACATGGCGCGCTTCGGCCGCCTGCTGGCCAACGATGGCCGCCAGCAGGGGCGACAATTGCTCTCGGCCGAGGCGCTCGCTGGTATCGCCGCTGGCGCCGACCCCGCCATCTATGCCGCCTGCGCCGACTTTTCGAGCTGGACCCCCGGCGCGTCCTACCGCAGCCAGTGGTATGTCTTCAACGACCACAGCCAGGCGCTCATGGCCGGTGGCATCCATGGCCAATACCTGTTCATCGACAAACCGTCCGGCGTGGTGATCGTCAAGCAGTCGTCCCTGGGCGACGCCGTCAGTCCCTTCGACGGCGACAGCGTGCGCATGCTGCGTGCCATCGCGGCGCAACTGACGCCCTGA
- a CDS encoding sigma-54 interaction domain-containing protein encodes MQLLTLPPSPGLATSIRATAQVFEDPTSRALLEHLQQVAPSDASVLIIGQTGTGKELVARHVHNLSARRHKPFVAVNCGAFSETLVEAELFGHEKGAFTGALTAKAGWFEEADGGTLFLDEIGDLPLPIQVKLLRVLQEREVVRLGSRKSIKIDVRVLAATNVQLEKAINAGHFREDLYYRLNVVSLALKPLRERPGDILPLIRHFIAQYSHRLGHGEVTLDAQAQRKLLDYSWPGNIRELENVIHHTLLICRSKVIGVQDLHLSNFRIERQDNPPQAAPQSAEELLQKAFEKLLEQEHGDVYEKVEAELLRTAYRYANCNQVHTASLLGLSRNVTRTLLIRIGELVVNKRRPTLSTRDGQVVNLST; translated from the coding sequence ATGCAGCTTCTAACGCTACCTCCCTCCCCCGGCCTGGCCACCTCGATTCGTGCCACGGCCCAGGTCTTCGAAGACCCCACCTCCCGCGCCTTGCTGGAACACCTGCAACAAGTGGCGCCCAGTGATGCCAGCGTGTTGATCATCGGCCAAACCGGCACCGGCAAGGAACTGGTGGCGCGCCACGTGCACAACCTCAGCGCCCGTCGCCACAAGCCGTTCGTTGCGGTCAACTGCGGGGCGTTTTCCGAGACCCTGGTGGAGGCCGAGTTGTTCGGCCATGAAAAAGGCGCCTTTACCGGTGCGTTGACGGCCAAGGCCGGCTGGTTCGAGGAAGCGGATGGCGGCACCCTGTTCCTCGATGAAATCGGTGATTTGCCGCTGCCGATCCAGGTCAAGTTGCTCCGGGTATTGCAGGAGCGCGAAGTGGTTCGACTGGGTTCGCGCAAGAGCATCAAGATCGATGTGCGTGTATTGGCGGCCACCAACGTACAGCTGGAAAAAGCCATCAATGCCGGGCACTTTCGCGAAGACCTCTATTACCGCCTGAACGTGGTCAGCCTGGCGCTCAAGCCGCTGCGCGAACGTCCCGGCGACATCCTGCCGTTGATACGCCACTTCATCGCGCAGTACAGCCACAGGCTCGGTCACGGCGAGGTGACGCTGGATGCCCAGGCGCAGCGCAAGTTGCTCGACTATTCCTGGCCGGGGAATATCCGCGAACTGGAAAACGTCATTCACCACACGCTGCTGATTTGCCGCAGCAAAGTAATTGGTGTGCAGGACCTGCACCTGTCGAACTTTCGTATCGAGCGCCAGGACAACCCACCGCAAGCAGCCCCTCAAAGTGCAGAGGAGCTCTTGCAGAAAGCCTTCGAGAAGCTGCTCGAGCAGGAGCATGGCGATGTGTATGAAAAGGTCGAGGCCGAGTTGTTGCGCACCGCCTACCGATACGCCAATTGCAATCAGGTCCATACCGCCAGCCTGTTGGGCCTGAGTCGCAATGTCACCCGCACGTTGCTGATCAGGATTGGCGAACTGGTGGTCAACAAACGCCGTCCCACGCTCAGTACGCGGGACGGCCAGGTGGTCAATCTTTCAACCTGA
- a CDS encoding ABC transporter ATP-binding protein, which yields MATNVPILQIDDIEVLYEQTILAVRSVSLEVEKGQVVVLLGANGAGKSTTLKAASNLVRAERGEVVRGRIVYQGKDVTRSAPHTLAASGLVQVLEGRHCFAQLTVEENLLAGALARQVPRRQLLADLELVYGHFPRLKLRRKSLAGYTSGGEQQMIAIGRALMARPQLVLLDEPSMGLAPQIVEEIFEIVRQLNQRDGVSFLIAEQNINVALRYAHHGYVLESGRVVSEGSAEQLAARSDLQDFYLGARAGARAEEPLGVGARSG from the coding sequence ATGGCGACGAACGTGCCGATCCTGCAGATCGACGATATTGAAGTGCTCTACGAACAGACCATCCTGGCGGTGCGCAGTGTGTCGCTGGAGGTGGAAAAAGGCCAGGTCGTGGTGCTGCTGGGCGCCAACGGCGCGGGTAAAAGCACCACGCTGAAGGCGGCTTCCAATCTGGTGCGCGCCGAGCGGGGCGAGGTGGTACGGGGGCGGATCGTCTACCAGGGGAAAGACGTGACCCGCAGCGCCCCTCACACCTTGGCGGCGAGCGGCTTGGTGCAAGTGCTGGAAGGTCGGCATTGCTTTGCCCAGTTGACCGTGGAGGAAAACCTGCTGGCCGGCGCCCTGGCGCGCCAGGTGCCGCGACGCCAGTTGCTGGCTGACCTGGAATTGGTCTATGGCCATTTCCCTCGGCTGAAACTGCGGCGCAAAAGTCTGGCCGGCTACACCTCGGGCGGCGAGCAACAGATGATCGCGATAGGCCGCGCGCTGATGGCCAGGCCGCAACTGGTCTTGCTGGACGAACCGTCGATGGGCCTGGCGCCGCAGATCGTCGAGGAAATCTTCGAGATCGTCCGGCAACTCAATCAACGTGATGGTGTGAGCTTCTTGATCGCCGAGCAGAACATCAATGTCGCCCTGCGTTACGCCCACCACGGCTACGTGTTGGAAAGCGGTCGGGTGGTCAGTGAAGGCAGCGCCGAACAACTGGCGGCCCGCAGCGATCTCCAGGACTTCTACCTGGGCGCGCGGGCCGGGGCGAGGGCTGAGGAGCCCTTGGGCGTCGGGGCGCGATCAGGTTGA
- a CDS encoding ABC transporter substrate-binding protein has translation MFKRSFASSLALALSLTAAAFTVQADNEQYFPLQSYRVGPYAAGGTGFFGGFIDYLKYVNANGGVNGVKLTWSECETEYVVEKGVECYERLKKGLNGAPAAATNPLSVGIAYATLERSTADKLPLITINHGRTDSTDGSVFPYVFPLQLNPYSEVSAIINYIGQRAGGLDKLKGLKIVTLYHGSPYGKETNEVLQTLADKYGFALTLLEVPHPGNEQQSQWLNIRREKPDWVILRGWGVMNPVALKTAQKVGFPADHIIGNIWSNSEDDAAPAGAAAKGFIAITTHPSGTDFPVLQGIKQQVVDAGHGDLADPKRFGTVYYNLGVVNGILNVEALRIAQQKFGKQPLTGEQVRWGFENLKLDDARLKELGALGLVQPLQLSCSDHEGGGAVRFQQWDGTQWKLISDWVQADRALLRPIIEASSHQYAREKGITPRDCSKES, from the coding sequence ATGTTCAAACGATCATTCGCCAGCAGCCTGGCACTGGCCCTGAGCCTCACCGCCGCGGCGTTCACCGTCCAGGCGGACAACGAGCAATACTTCCCGCTGCAAAGCTATCGCGTCGGCCCTTATGCAGCCGGCGGCACCGGTTTTTTCGGCGGCTTCATCGACTACCTCAAGTATGTCAACGCCAATGGCGGCGTGAACGGCGTCAAGCTGACCTGGAGTGAGTGCGAGACCGAATACGTGGTCGAGAAAGGCGTGGAGTGCTACGAACGCCTGAAGAAAGGCTTGAACGGCGCGCCGGCGGCTGCCACCAACCCGCTGTCGGTGGGTATCGCCTACGCCACGCTGGAGCGCTCGACGGCCGACAAACTGCCGCTGATCACCATCAACCATGGGCGTACGGATTCCACCGATGGCAGCGTGTTCCCCTACGTTTTCCCGTTGCAGTTGAACCCGTATTCCGAGGTCTCGGCGATCATCAATTACATCGGCCAGCGCGCCGGCGGGTTGGACAAGCTCAAGGGCTTGAAGATCGTCACCCTGTATCACGGTTCGCCCTATGGCAAGGAAACCAATGAGGTCCTGCAAACCCTGGCCGACAAGTACGGTTTTGCGCTGACCTTGCTGGAGGTGCCGCACCCAGGCAACGAGCAGCAGTCGCAGTGGCTGAATATCCGCCGGGAAAAACCCGATTGGGTGATCTTGCGCGGTTGGGGGGTGATGAACCCGGTGGCGCTGAAAACCGCGCAGAAAGTCGGTTTCCCGGCCGACCACATCATCGGCAACATCTGGAGCAACTCCGAAGATGACGCCGCGCCGGCCGGTGCCGCGGCCAAGGGCTTCATCGCCATCACCACGCACCCTTCAGGTACTGATTTCCCGGTGCTGCAGGGCATCAAGCAGCAAGTGGTCGACGCCGGCCATGGCGACCTGGCCGATCCCAAGCGGTTCGGCACCGTGTACTACAACCTCGGCGTGGTCAACGGCATCCTCAACGTAGAAGCGCTGCGCATTGCCCAGCAGAAATTCGGCAAGCAACCCCTGACGGGTGAGCAGGTGCGTTGGGGCTTCGAGAACCTCAAGCTCGACGACGCCCGGCTCAAGGAACTGGGGGCGTTGGGCCTGGTGCAGCCGTTGCAGTTGTCGTGCTCGGACCATGAAGGCGGCGGTGCGGTGCGTTTCCAGCAATGGGACGGTACCCAGTGGAAGCTGATCAGTGACTGGGTGCAGGCCGACCGCGCCCTGTTGCGGCCGATCATCGAAGCGTCTTCGCACCAGTACGCCCGGGAAAAAGGCATTACCCCGCGTGATTGCAGCAAGGAATCCTGA
- a CDS encoding branched-chain amino acid ABC transporter permease — MFYRETGQFNTRYAQDRRVFALRQDRHGLAALLLFAFVVVPWLGNDYWFSAILIPFLVLSLAGLGLNLLTGYAGQLSLGSAAFMAVGAFATYNLEIRVAGLPLLVSIALGGLTAALVAVLFGLPSLRIKGFYLLVSTLAAQFFVTWALTRFSWFSNNSASGVISAPRLDVFGVNLDAPAGRYLLTLSVVVALFWLGKNLVRSELGRNWMAVRDMDTAAAVIGIALAKTKLLAFAISGFFLGVAGALWAFAYLGTVEPHGFDLNRSFQILFIIIIGGLGSLLGNFLGAAFIVLFPVLLSNLVSLLPGGLVDAGQVENLQKMIFGALIILFLIKEPEGLARLWQRFRQRARLWPLRY, encoded by the coding sequence ATGTTTTATCGAGAAACAGGTCAGTTCAACACCCGCTATGCCCAGGACCGCCGGGTCTTCGCCCTGCGCCAGGATCGTCACGGGCTGGCCGCCTTGCTGCTGTTCGCCTTCGTCGTGGTGCCCTGGCTGGGCAATGACTATTGGTTCAGCGCGATCCTGATTCCGTTCCTGGTGCTGTCCCTGGCCGGGTTGGGGCTCAATTTGCTCACCGGTTATGCCGGGCAACTCTCCCTCGGTTCGGCGGCGTTCATGGCGGTGGGAGCCTTTGCCACCTACAACCTTGAAATACGGGTCGCCGGCTTGCCGTTGTTGGTCAGTATCGCCCTGGGTGGGTTGACGGCAGCGCTGGTGGCGGTGCTGTTCGGCCTGCCGAGCCTGCGCATCAAAGGCTTCTACCTGCTGGTCTCGACCCTGGCGGCGCAATTCTTCGTGACCTGGGCGCTGACCCGGTTCAGTTGGTTTTCCAACAACAGCGCCTCGGGCGTGATCAGTGCGCCGCGCCTGGACGTATTCGGGGTGAACCTCGACGCGCCGGCCGGCCGCTATCTGTTGACCCTGAGCGTGGTGGTAGCGCTGTTCTGGCTGGGCAAGAACCTGGTGCGCAGCGAGTTGGGGCGCAACTGGATGGCGGTGCGCGACATGGACACTGCCGCTGCGGTCATCGGCATTGCGTTGGCGAAAACCAAGCTGCTGGCGTTCGCCATCAGTGGGTTTTTCCTCGGAGTGGCCGGTGCCCTGTGGGCCTTCGCTTACCTGGGCACCGTGGAGCCCCACGGCTTCGATCTGAACCGCTCGTTCCAGATCCTGTTCATCATCATTATCGGCGGCCTCGGCAGTCTGCTGGGCAACTTTCTCGGTGCGGCCTTCATCGTGCTGTTTCCGGTGTTGCTTTCGAACCTGGTGTCGCTGCTGCCTGGCGGGCTGGTGGACGCCGGCCAGGTGGAGAACCTGCAGAAGATGATATTCGGTGCCCTGATCATCCTGTTCCTGATCAAGGAGCCAGAGGGCCTTGCGCGCCTCTGGCAGAGATTTCGCCAGCGCGCACGGCTGTGGCCGTTGCGCTACTGA
- a CDS encoding branched-chain amino acid ABC transporter permease produces the protein MEFFFEVLIGGLLAGVMYALVAIGFVLIYKASGVFNFAQGAMVLFSALTFVSLLERGVPFWLAFVISLAAMVLIAVAVERVVLRPLVNRSPITLFMATLGLSYVIEGFAQALWGAQVHGLELGISDEPLELGGMLLSQFDIFAAVTAAFLVLLLSWLFNKTRLGLSLRAVADDPLAALAVGIRLQRVWVVVWAVAGFVGLVAGLLWGARLGVQFSLSLVVLKALPVLIIGGFTSISGAIVGGLIIGASEKLAEVYLGPFIGSGIENWFPYVLALLFLLVRPAGLFGERAIERV, from the coding sequence ATGGAATTTTTCTTTGAAGTATTGATTGGCGGGTTGTTGGCGGGGGTGATGTACGCCTTGGTGGCCATCGGTTTCGTGCTGATCTACAAGGCCTCCGGGGTGTTCAATTTTGCCCAGGGTGCGATGGTGCTGTTCTCGGCGCTGACCTTCGTCAGCCTGCTGGAGCGCGGTGTGCCGTTCTGGCTGGCGTTCGTCATCAGCCTGGCGGCCATGGTGCTGATCGCGGTGGCGGTGGAGCGGGTGGTGCTGCGGCCCTTGGTCAACCGTTCACCGATCACCCTGTTCATGGCCACCCTCGGGCTGTCCTACGTCATCGAAGGTTTCGCCCAGGCGCTGTGGGGCGCCCAGGTGCATGGCCTGGAACTGGGTATCAGTGATGAGCCGCTGGAGTTGGGCGGGATGTTGTTGTCGCAGTTCGACATTTTTGCCGCAGTGACCGCAGCGTTCCTGGTGCTGCTGTTGTCCTGGCTGTTCAACAAGACCCGGCTCGGATTGTCGTTGCGGGCGGTGGCCGATGACCCACTGGCGGCGTTGGCCGTGGGCATTCGTTTGCAGCGGGTCTGGGTGGTGGTGTGGGCGGTGGCGGGGTTTGTCGGGTTGGTCGCCGGCCTGCTCTGGGGCGCTCGCCTGGGCGTGCAGTTCTCGCTCTCGCTGGTGGTGCTCAAGGCCTTGCCGGTGCTGATCATCGGTGGGTTCACCTCCATCAGCGGGGCGATTGTCGGCGGCCTGATCATCGGGGCTTCGGAGAAGCTGGCGGAGGTTTACCTCGGGCCCTTCATCGGCAGTGGCATCGAGAACTGGTTTCCCTACGTGCTGGCGCTGTTGTTTCTGCTGGTACGTCCGGCGGGGTTGTTTGGCGAACGGGCCATCGAACGGGTTTAG
- a CDS encoding ABC transporter ATP-binding protein, protein MTQTAITHLLELEHISLSFKGVKAVTDISFRVVAGEICALIGPNGAGKSSLLNVISGVYQAQDGHIRFDRQERRRMRPHDVAVRGIARTFQNIALFKGMSVLDNVLTGRNLKRRSTWIEQALRIGRARAEDDRQREAAERVIAFLHLQPWRDVLVGTLPYGLQKRVELARALAAEPRLLLLDEPMAGMNADEKQQMSRFIVDINRELGTTVVLIEHDIGVVMDISDHVVVLDYGRKIGDGSPEDVRQNPEVISAYLGTRH, encoded by the coding sequence ATGACCCAGACGGCCATCACGCATTTGCTGGAGCTGGAGCATATTTCGCTGTCATTCAAAGGCGTCAAGGCGGTCACGGACATCAGCTTTCGCGTCGTCGCCGGTGAAATCTGTGCCTTGATCGGCCCCAACGGCGCCGGCAAGAGTTCGCTGCTGAACGTCATCAGCGGCGTGTACCAGGCCCAGGACGGGCACATCCGTTTTGATCGACAGGAGCGGCGCCGGATGCGCCCACATGACGTGGCGGTCCGCGGCATTGCCCGGACATTCCAGAATATCGCGCTGTTCAAGGGCATGAGCGTGCTCGACAACGTGCTCACCGGACGCAACCTCAAGCGCCGCAGCACCTGGATCGAACAGGCACTGCGCATCGGTCGCGCCCGGGCCGAGGATGACCGTCAGCGCGAAGCGGCCGAGCGGGTCATCGCATTCCTGCATTTGCAGCCTTGGCGCGACGTCCTGGTGGGCACGCTGCCCTATGGCTTGCAGAAACGGGTGGAGTTGGCCCGCGCGCTGGCGGCGGAGCCTCGGCTGTTGCTGCTGGACGAGCCCATGGCCGGGATGAACGCCGACGAGAAGCAGCAGATGAGCCGCTTTATCGTCGACATCAACCGTGAGTTGGGCACGACGGTGGTGTTGATCGAGCACGATATCGGCGTGGTCATGGACATCAGCGACCACGTGGTGGTGCTCGATTACGGTCGCAAGATCGGCGACGGCTCGCCTGAAGACGTACGGCAGAACCCCGAGGTCATTTCGGCCTACCTGGGCACTCGCCACTGA
- a CDS encoding AMP-binding protein — protein sequence MGTFTDTLDPVPASLPQWLQRQALEHGTDVALRHKHLGVWQERTWAHVADEVRHFASALQARGFAAGATLTIISRPRPQALLAALAAQWLGGVASLFDPLETAAEQVQRLATLQPDFVLVEGVEEMLRLRAAQVAVGVWVYLDKRGLSDSAPFAQALDYAALAAERPIVDLAPQGQVLQTAFVFYRGSGRAMEEQRVSHAELLQEGQRLLAREGLGRQEEALAARAFASGGQARYLLAPWLMAGFRLNFPENLATRDRDRRELGPTLVAGTRETYERLHRYALERLPEPGSWSRGLVDWALAAQPGLLQRHLGDWLVRRPLRDVLGFSRTRAPLLVGDALPPETQAFFQALGIEVRQWDDGAHWQAPPNLVQHTTDDWTGLQSQLA from the coding sequence ATGGGCACGTTCACCGACACCCTCGACCCGGTCCCGGCCAGCTTGCCCCAGTGGTTGCAGCGCCAGGCGCTGGAGCATGGCACGGACGTCGCGCTGCGCCACAAGCACCTGGGTGTCTGGCAGGAGCGGACCTGGGCGCACGTGGCCGACGAGGTGCGCCATTTCGCCAGTGCCCTGCAAGCCCGCGGTTTTGCGGCGGGCGCGACCCTGACGATCATCAGTCGACCCAGGCCGCAGGCGCTGCTTGCCGCCTTGGCCGCGCAATGGCTGGGTGGCGTGGCGAGTCTGTTCGACCCGCTGGAGACGGCGGCCGAACAGGTGCAACGGCTCGCCACGCTGCAGCCGGATTTCGTCCTGGTCGAAGGCGTGGAAGAAATGCTGCGTCTGCGTGCGGCGCAGGTGGCCGTGGGGGTGTGGGTCTACCTCGATAAGCGTGGCCTGTCGGATTCGGCGCCATTTGCGCAAGCGCTGGATTACGCCGCGTTGGCTGCCGAGCGGCCAATCGTTGACCTGGCCCCGCAAGGGCAAGTGCTGCAGACGGCCTTTGTTTTTTATCGCGGAAGTGGACGGGCGATGGAGGAACAACGCGTCAGCCACGCCGAACTGTTGCAGGAGGGGCAGCGGCTGTTGGCGCGCGAAGGGCTGGGCCGGCAGGAAGAGGCATTGGCCGCCCGGGCGTTCGCCTCGGGCGGGCAAGCTCGCTATCTGCTGGCGCCCTGGTTGATGGCCGGTTTTCGCCTGAACTTTCCTGAGAACCTGGCGACCCGTGATCGCGATCGTCGCGAGCTGGGCCCGACGCTGGTGGCCGGGACGCGGGAAACCTACGAGCGTTTGCACCGCTATGCGCTCGAACGTTTGCCGGAGCCGGGCAGTTGGTCCCGCGGGCTGGTGGACTGGGCCTTGGCAGCGCAGCCGGGGCTGTTGCAACGGCATCTGGGGGACTGGCTGGTTCGCCGGCCGTTGCGCGACGTGCTGGGGTTTTCCCGGACCCGCGCGCCGCTGCTGGTGGGCGATGCCTTGCCGCCCGAAACCCAGGCATTTTTCCAGGCATTGGGTATCGAGGTTCGCCAGTGGGACGACGGGGCTCACTGGCAAGCGCCGCCGAACCTGGTGCAGCACACCACCGATGACTGGACGGGTCTCCAGTCGCAACTGGCCTGA
- the sfnG gene encoding dimethylsulfone monooxygenase SfnG, translated as MSQDTIKFAYWVPNVSGGLVVSKIEQRTDWGIDYNRKLAQIAEAAGFDYALSQVRFTAGYGAEYQHESVAFSHALLAATTRLKVIAAVLPGPWTPSVLAKQIATIDHLTGGRVAVNIVSGWFKGEFTAIGEPWLEHDERYRRSEEFITALKGIWTTDNFTLRGDFYRFHDYTLKPKPLQQHPEIFQGGSSRAARDMAARVSDWYFTNGNTVEGVKAQIDDLQAKAAANNHKVKVGVNAFVIARDTEEEARAVLAQIIDQADPEAVNAFGDAAKQAGKSSPEGEGNWAKSSFEDLVQYNDGFKTNLIGTPQQIAERIVALKAVGVDLVLAGFLHFQEEVEYFGRKVLPLVRELEQRKAAAPTAAVA; from the coding sequence ATGAGCCAGGACACGATCAAATTTGCCTACTGGGTGCCCAACGTCAGTGGCGGTCTGGTGGTCAGCAAAATCGAACAACGCACCGACTGGGGCATCGACTACAACCGCAAGCTGGCCCAGATCGCTGAAGCGGCCGGCTTCGACTACGCCCTGTCGCAAGTGCGCTTTACCGCCGGCTACGGGGCTGAATACCAGCACGAGTCCGTCGCGTTCAGTCATGCCTTGCTGGCCGCCACCACGCGCCTGAAAGTCATCGCCGCGGTACTGCCGGGGCCGTGGACGCCGTCGGTGTTGGCCAAGCAGATCGCAACCATCGACCACCTGACCGGCGGCCGGGTGGCGGTCAACATCGTATCGGGCTGGTTCAAGGGCGAGTTCACCGCCATTGGCGAGCCGTGGCTGGAGCACGATGAGCGCTATCGCCGTTCCGAAGAATTCATCACTGCGCTCAAGGGCATCTGGACCACCGACAACTTCACCTTGCGCGGTGATTTCTACCGCTTCCACGACTACACCCTCAAGCCAAAACCACTGCAGCAGCACCCGGAGATCTTCCAGGGAGGCAGCTCACGTGCGGCTCGGGACATGGCCGCCCGGGTATCGGACTGGTACTTCACCAACGGCAATACCGTGGAAGGCGTCAAGGCGCAGATCGATGACCTCCAGGCGAAAGCCGCGGCCAACAACCACAAGGTCAAGGTCGGTGTTAACGCCTTTGTCATTGCCCGCGACACGGAAGAAGAGGCGCGTGCGGTCCTCGCCCAGATCATCGACCAGGCCGATCCCGAGGCCGTCAATGCCTTCGGCGATGCGGCGAAGCAGGCCGGCAAGTCCAGCCCGGAAGGCGAGGGCAACTGGGCCAAGTCCAGCTTCGAGGACCTGGTGCAATACAACGATGGCTTCAAGACCAACTTGATCGGCACGCCGCAGCAGATCGCCGAACGCATCGTCGCGCTCAAGGCGGTAGGCGTGGATCTGGTGCTCGCCGGTTTCCTGCACTTCCAGGAAGAAGTCGAGTATTTCGGTCGTAAGGTCCTGCCGCTGGTGCGTGAGCTTGAGCAACGCAAAGCGGCAGCCCCAACGGCGGCGGTCGCTTAG
- the msuE gene encoding FMN reductase — protein sequence MSKQFKVVAVSGSVQHPSRTLALLQALVDRLGQQLPIEVRLIELAKVGPQFAGVLRREALPAAVQEDLNAIESADLLIAASPVYRASYTGLFKHLFDFVHHEALKNVPVLLAATGGSDRHALMIDHQLRPLFGFFQALSLPVGVYASETDFSQYRISSAQVLERIERAVESALLSLVPGARRDASAA from the coding sequence ATGAGCAAGCAATTCAAAGTGGTGGCGGTGTCAGGCAGCGTGCAGCACCCGTCACGCACCCTGGCACTGCTCCAGGCGTTGGTGGACCGGCTCGGGCAGCAACTGCCGATCGAGGTGCGCTTGATCGAATTGGCCAAGGTCGGTCCACAGTTCGCCGGGGTGTTGCGTCGCGAGGCGTTGCCGGCTGCCGTGCAGGAGGATCTGAATGCCATTGAATCGGCCGATCTGTTGATCGCCGCCAGCCCGGTGTATCGAGCCTCGTACACCGGCCTGTTCAAGCACCTGTTCGATTTCGTTCATCACGAAGCCCTCAAGAACGTACCGGTGCTGTTGGCCGCGACAGGTGGCTCGGATCGCCATGCCTTGATGATCGACCACCAGTTGCGACCCCTGTTCGGCTTCTTCCAGGCCCTCAGCCTGCCAGTGGGGGTCTATGCCAGCGAAACCGATTTCAGCCAATACCGGATCTCCAGTGCTCAGGTGCTGGAGCGTATCGAGCGCGCCGTCGAGTCGGCGTTGCTGAGCCTGGTCCCGGGCGCCCGGCGTGACGCCAGTGCTGCCTGA